In the Candidatus Bathyarchaeia archaeon genome, TATTTCTACAATTTGCCTTAAGAATCTTTTTGCGGCGCTTATCAACCGAAATTTGACATGGAAAAACCCCAAGAATTTTCATGTTGGTTTATCAACCGACTTTTGACAGCAAACCCCGAAACTCACTCATCAACCGAAGACTTGAAAGAACCCTCATCAGGGTTCTGTTAACTTAGCATGGGATGGGAAACTCTGTTAACTGTCGTGGGATGAACATTTCCCCCAAGAAGAGCCTCATAACCCTCACGAAGAGTCTTCAACTAATTTCTTTCCATCTTCTGTCAAGCTATAGAAAGCGTATCCCTTTGCTTCAGTTAATTTCTGAACAAAACCTTCATTGATTAATTTATCAAATTCTTTGTTAAATTGGTTGTCTGTAAGGTCTTTGCATATACGGATTCTTTGATTTTTTTCGTTACATAATGGTTCTACGCTTAGTCCTAATGCAACACAGCATTCACGATGAATGTGAATTCGACAACAGGAATCATAACTTAGTTGGCGTAGAATTGTTTGTCTTATGACTTCGCTATTATCTGACATAACCCTTCAAAAATAAAGTGGAAATTCTGAATAAAAAAATATTGGTTTACTTAGAAGCGTTTTGGATTATGGTTTTCCACTTGTTCTTTCCTTCAACGATTATTCCGCATGCTTCCGCTGGAGTCTTTCCATCTAAAGATAAGTGAGGTCGTACATAGTTGTGGTAAATCTGGTAGCCTTTGAGAATATCCGTATCTTTGGTTTTGAGTAAAAGCGAGAGATTCAGTATCCCACGATAATTAACATGAACCCCTAATCCCACAACAAGTTAACAGAACCCTCATCAGCAATATTTAAAAGGAGCTTAAAAATTTGTAAACCTTTCGTTTTTGGTCCATTGAGTGACGTTCTTTTCAGAGACTGCCTTTTTGGGTGGTTGTGGATATGTTCTTATAGGGTTTTGTGGTTGGTTTTTGTGTAGGAGTTTTGGAGTTTGACTTCTATTCCTGTCATCGGCGAGTTGACGGTTATGAATGTGCTGTTTTTCTTGATGGGCTTCATAATCCTGTGGGTCTTGGTTTCCGTTCCCGTCTATTTAGCAGGTAAAGTCGTCACTTCCGGGCAATCTACGTTGGGCGATGCCATGATAGCCACCGTGTTTGGTCCCATAGTGTACGTGGTCACGTTGCTGGTTGTGGATTTGCTCTTCAGCTCTATTCTTGGTTCCACCGCGTACATTGTGGCGTTGGTTTTGGCGTTCATCGCTTGGTTGGGCGTCTTCAAAATAAGCTTTGGCACCGGCTGGCTGGGCTCGTTAGCCATCGCCCTGCTGGCAATCCTTGTGTACGCCGCCATAAGCACCCTGTTTGGCATACTGCTGGACGTGGTGATTCCCGCGCCGTTCTTTCCAAAATTCTAACCGCCCCCGCATGCTACATGTATGGAGTATGCTGAGGGCTACGGAAAACAGAAGCCGCGTTGTTTGGCTTAACCTTGGTAGATGGTTGCGGTTTTGAGTGCTTCCAGAAGCGTCTGCACCTGAAGGGAAGTTAGCTCGCATTTTTCGGAGCTTTTCAGGAAGGGGAATTTTTCGTTGGCGTTTTTGATTATGTGCAGGTTTTCCCAGATGAGTTTGATGTTGCCTGAAAAGGAGTGGCTGTTAATTTCGCTTAGCCAGGTGCCTGTTTCAATTCGCGTGGCGCCCTCGCTTGCCGCCGTGAAGGGACCTACCAGCGATTGGTTTTGGGGGTTGTACATGAAGAGCACCGAGCCCTTTTTGATGGTTTCCACTTCGCCTTTGTGAGTGTCCGTGCACGTGTAGAGGCGTCTGCTAACGCATTGCCCAAAGGTTTTCTGGTCACAGAAAAGAACAAATCCTGAATACATAAGAAAACACTGGTTTAAGCTGCTTATAAGAATACTGCGCAGAGCCTCTATAAACTAAATAGTGCCCTTTTTGCTGTACGTAGACCATTCTGGTGGCAGTAGTTTGGGGCATTAATGCTTTTAAGGTTCCTTCACAGAAATAGTCTAGTGTGTGAGGGATACTTCTTGATTGAACAAGAAACAAAAATTTTGAAGCTCATGAGCGAAATCACGGGGCGCATGGACATGACAGAGTTCGCCAAAAAAACCGACCTGACCCCTAACCAGATTGTTGGGCACATGCAGCAGCTCGCCAAAGAGGGCTTTCTCCGAAAAGTCGGCGGAGGCTACGCCCTGACCGCGAAGGCGAAAAAAGTCCTCAAAGCCTCCGAGCCAGTGCCTGAAAACCTCAAATTCCAGTTCTACGTCGCATTGGGTCAACCACTTAATGTTTGGGCGGGAAGCATCCAAGAGTTCCTTGAGGTAATCCCAACCGTGGATGCTGCTTCACTGGAGTTCCACGTTGGCAGGGACGATTTTGAGAATTGGCTTCGAAACGCCGTGGGTGATGCCGACTTCGCAGAGGAGCTGGCAAAACTCAAAAGCAACAACCCCAAAGGCGAAGAGCTTAGA is a window encoding:
- a CDS encoding DUF5752 family protein, with product MIEQETKILKLMSEITGRMDMTEFAKKTDLTPNQIVGHMQQLAKEGFLRKVGGGYALTAKAKKVLKASEPVPENLKFQFYVALGQPLNVWAGSIQEFLEVIPTVDAASLEFHVGRDDFENWLRNAVGDADFAEELAKLKSNNPKGEELRAAILAAAQKNNYL
- a CDS encoding archaellum operon transcriptional activator EarA family protein, with the translated sequence MSDNSEVIRQTILRQLSYDSCCRIHIHRECCVALGLSVEPLCNEKNQRIRICKDLTDNQFNKEFDKLINEGFVQKLTEAKGYAFYSLTEDGKKLVEDSS